A window from Plasmodium chabaudi chabaudi strain AS genome assembly, chromosome: 11 encodes these proteins:
- a CDS encoding bifunctional methylenetetrahydrofolate dehydrogenase/cyclohydrolase, putative — MKPDLLIGLPVSEKIDQLVLKQIENYKRESLENGIKFKGKKKLYVIYSKNVVAYSYLYILLKKSIYLKLDIIFILVKVDKKYSQEKLINLIKKVNKKKGDNTSILILSPLSFHINKFYVSKFINEKKDIDASNNNTIFQVLNIKKSLLKFFGLDTHFTNKNEKNVNLVSIYTYIPPYKKRDHIYDTYTNDISNKEQIIDVRNIENQCVSTQYFISMVHIQNFIYLIQLFFSLFQLLLFRYYLFIIINIKYPLIYYIKNVLANNCEEIYKKGKVEEDNANIKKVIVKSTNYYRDNSSNWCIKRFLKNVPQNMDTEIYNYLNEFTKYNIPCCVHSIILFIKYYNIKIENKKILILNNNINIFLTLFYFFYKIGISTTVYDAVNGYTICRYNKEAKKKNKQIYFFMKIDKKKKKKLYVHDENDFKNKIRKFINNYIYNINKHIQSNKKYSIIKNNLKKNIIKNSDIIIIGIGYFNILKKNHIKKNAIILDLGINLISTSRVKKKKKKLCTSKVENKTQGTNESTNPIESSCLCERKCFSIKYRKKRVYEQRKVQKKRKRRNINRRTLQKTDVCNDSSEKNECRKEELKNRYNKILLKNDKLKLEFANKLSKFFKNYEIFGDVNLNCRKKSSYISAVPGGIGPITTSMLFYNLYFKKNP; from the coding sequence ATGAAGCCTGACTTGCTAATTGGGCTTCCCGTATCCGAAAAAATTGATCAGCTggttttaaaacaaattgaaaattataaaaggGAAAGTTTAGAGAATGGTATAAAGTTTAAGGGGAAGAAAAAACtgtatgttatatattccAAAAATGTGGTagcatattcatatttatatatattattaaaaaaaagtatatacttaaaattggatataatttttatactaGTAAAAGTAGATAAGAAATATTCTCAAGAAAAgcttattaatttaataaaaaaagttaataaaaagaaaggaGATAATACAtccattttaattttatcacCCTTAagttttcatataaataagttttatgtatcaaaatttattaacgaaaaaaaagatattgatgcttctaataataatacaatatttCAAGTATTAAACATTAAGAAATCattgttaaaattttttgggTTAGACACACATTTTACAAATAAGAATGAAAAGAATGTAAATTTGGttagtatatatacttatattcCTCCTTATAAAAAGAGAGACCACATTTATGATACTTATACAAATGACATTTCAAATAAAGAACAAATAATTGATGTTCGAAATATAGAGAATCAATGTGTATCCACACAATACTTTATATCAATGGTAcatattcaaaattttatatatttgatacaactatttttttcacttttccaattattattatttcgttATTAcctatttattataataaatataaaataccctttaatatattatattaaaaatgtgttgGCAAACAATTGTGAAgagatatataaaaaaggcaAAGTAGAAGAAGATAAtgcaaatattaaaaaagtaatagTTAAATCgacaaattattatagaGACAATTCCAGTAATTGGTGTATTAAAAggtttttgaaaaatgtgCCCCAAAATATGGATACAGAAATTTATAACTATTTAAATGAGTTTACTAAGTATAATATACCTTGTTGTGTTCattccattattttatttattaaatattacaatattaagatagaaaataaaaaaatattaattcttaataataatataaatatatttttaacattattttattttttttataaaattggaaTTTCTACAACAGTTTATGATGCAGTCAACGGATATACTATTTGTAGATATAACAAAGaggcaaaaaaaaaaaacaagcaaatttatttttttatgaaaatcgacaaaaaaaaaaaaaaaaaattatatgttcACGATGAAAacgattttaaaaataaaattcgtaaatttataaataattatatatataatataaataagcatatacaaagtaacaaaaaatattctatcatcaaaaataatctgaaaaaaaatattataaaaaattccgatattataataattggtattggatattttaatattttaaagaaaaaccatatcaaaaaaaatgccaTAATTTTAGATCTAGgcataaatttaatatctACAAGtcgtgtaaaaaaaaaaaaaaaaaaattatgtactAGCAAAGTTGAAAATAAGACACAAGGAACAAACGAAAGTACAAACCCGATCGAATCATCTTGTTTATGTGAACGAAAATGTTTTAGTATCAAATATAGAAAGAAAAGGGTGTATGAGCAAAGGAaagttcaaaaaaaaagaaaacgtagaaatataaatagaaGGACTTTGCAAAAGACTGATGTGTGTAATGATAGTAGTGAGAAAAATGAGTGTAGAAAGGAAGAACTTAAAaatagatataataaaatattattaaaaaatgataaattaaaacttGAGTTTGCcaataaattatcaaaattttttaaaaactatGAAATATTTGGAGATGTCAATTTAAATTGCAGAAAAAAATCTTCATATATTTCGGCTGTTCCTGGTGGAATTGGTCCCATTACAACCTCtatgttattttataatttatattttaaaaaaaatcctTAA
- a CDS encoding ribosome biogenesis protein YTM1, putative, with protein MGKGKGNKKNKKKNNQLDKMSSDEMTLSESESSDISNDSSENFSEDEESETQLDKEIQICFISNISDEKYKMQDNTTYTIPIYFKRIDLSKMVKKLLNLDDEDDGNISFDFLINKKLLRSSISEFLEENNILSESTIEIEYILCLKKKESKNIDNISEWISKMIIIKDKLYCSTFEGNILYYDLKTFNKIDEKMISDTPIYSFNVCKYVSNNEDNDNNQFQNMHQSVIGLSNGTIKVCLNEETDKGISLKSEIYLGNNEDMIKCIEFNKSYSLLLSGGTDNKINIYDNNHILEELKNDSSNKRKLKNVITPKKCIYKEEGIITSLSFLNDSKFLCTSLNSNINIYDATNIDIVSSYSYNKAILSSDIINDNLFVAADDQSIIKLFDIRCLNQTNVITLNGNKYYFHDKIITSLEANKNELYILSASHDGFINIYDIRLNKSPIYTIKNENQLKYLSSTWFYNNCQNSSIVSADERNLAIHQF; from the coding sequence atgggaaaaggcaagggaaataaaaaaaacaaaaaaaaaaacaaccaATTAGATAAAATGTCAAGTGATGAAATGACTTTATCAGAAAGTGAAAGTAGCGATATTAGTAATGACAGTAGTGAAAATTTTTCTGAAGATGAAGAAAGTGAAACGCAACTTGATAAAGAAATACAGATATGCTTTATCTCAAATATATCAGAtgagaaatataaaatgcaaGACAATACAACCTATACCATaccaatatattttaaaagaattgatttatcaaaaatggtaaaaaaattattaaatttagatgatgaagatgatggtaatatatcatttgattttttaataaataaaaaattattaagaTCTTCCATATCTGAATTtttagaagaaaataatatattatcagaGTCTACTATTGAaatagaatatattttatgtttaaaaaaaaaagaaagtaaaaatattgataatatatcagAATGGATATcaaaaatgattattattaaagataaattatattgtaGTACATTCGAgggaaatatattatattatgatttaaagacttttaataaaattgatgaGAAAATGATATCAGACACAccaatatattcatttaatgtatgtaaatatgtttCAAACAATGaagataatgataataatcaatttcaaaatatgcatCAATCTGTTATTGGCTTATCAAATGGTACAATAAAAGTTTGTTTAAACGAAGAAACAGATAAAGGTATATCTTTAAAAAGTGAAATATACTTAGGAAATAACGAAGATATGATAAAATGCAttgaatttaataaatcttATTCTTTGCTTTTATCTGGAGGTACtgataacaaaataaacatatacgATAATAACCATATTTtagaagaattaaaaaatgatagtaGTAATAAGAGAaaacttaaaaatgtaataacacccaaaaaatgtatatataaagaagaGGGTATTATAACgtcattatcatttttaaatgatagcaaatttttatgtacatcattaaatagtaatataaatatttatgatgcaacaaatatagatataGTTAGTTCATATTCCTATAATAAAGCTATATTATCAAGTGATATTATTAAcgataatttatttgtagcAGCTGATGATCAAtctattattaaattatttgatatacGTTGTTTAAATCAAACGAATGTTATAACATTAAATGgaaacaaatattatttccatgataaaattataaccTCTTTAgaagcaaataaaaatgaattatatattttatcagcATCTCATGATGgctttattaatatatatgacatTAGACTAAACAAATCTCCCATATATACTatcaaaaatgaaaaccaattaaaatatttatcatcTACTTggttttataataattgtcAAAATAGTTCGATTGTAAGTGCTGATGAACGCAACTTGGCTATCCATCAGTTTTAA
- a CDS encoding ATP-dependent RNA helicase HAS1, putative, which produces MHYFKEKIYHKGDGTNTNIDNTDNVDNKENDENEDMNKSNYVEDLSTERNETLACENDQAEDDKETKKRSRENDDNDINDLASKKIKQKDNSEEDNKNDEEKNCINYKDHVISNKKNEKESFYSEQKFEDLDICDALKKGLKELNFITLTEIQSKCIPHFLSGKDILGAAKTGSGKTLAFLVPSINILYNIKFLPKNGTGVLIISPTRELCLQIYQVCTDLCKYIPQTNGIIIGGVSRNEEKKKFIHGINILIATPGRLLDHMQNTKEFNYKNLVCLIIDEADRLLQIGFEEEINLIVKRLPKKRQTALFSATQTTKVESLIRLSLQKPIFIEVTTKIATVERLQQGYALVDEDKRFLLLFTFLKRNPSKKIMVFFNNCMSVQFYNDLLNYIDIPTFCIHGKKKQNQRLKSFNEFSAAKNAILLCTNVAARGLDIPNVNYIIQYDPPDDSKEYIHRVGRTCRGNDSAGSAIIFLMKHELKFLNYLKFYNIPVNQFAYDQKKLINIQSQMESIVTKNFHLHKMAREAFKSYLNGYVTYALKDVFDINNLNLMLTSKNFGLDTPPKVDLNLKFNVKKKKFK; this is translated from the exons atgcattattttaaagaaaaaatatatcataaagGGGATGGAACAAATACGAATATAGATAATACAGATAATGtagataataaagaaaatgatgaaaatgaagataTGAATAAGTCTAATTATGTCGAAGACCTTTCGACTGAAAGAAATGAAACTTTGGCATGTGAAAATGATCAAGCAGAAGATGATAAGGAAACGAAAAAAAGATCAAgagaaaatgatgataacgatataaatgatttagcttctaaaaaaataaaacaaaaagataATTCAGAagaagataataaaaatgatgaagaaaaaaattgtatcaATTATAAAGATCATGTTATatctaataaaaaaaatgaaaaagaaagttTTTATAGTGAACAGAAATTTGAAGATTTAGATATTTGTGATGCTTTAAAAAAGGGACtaaaagaattaaattttattacattaaCAGAAATACAATCAAAATGTATTccacattttttaagtgGAAAAGATATATTAGGGGCAGCTAAAACAGGGTCAGGAAAAACATTAGCATTTCTTGTTCCttcaattaatatattatataatataaaatttttaccTAAAAATGGAACAGGagtattaataatatctCCAACAAGAGAATTATGCttacaaatatatcaaGTGTGCACAGATttgtgtaaatatatacctCAAACAAATGGTATAATAATAGGGGGTGTAAGTagaaatgaagaaaaaaaaaaatttatacatggcataaatattttaattgcAACACCAGGTAGATTATTAGATCATATGCAAAATACTAAAGAATTTAACTACAAAAATTTAGTATGCCTAATTATAGATGAAGCAGATAGGTTACTTCAAATAGGATTTGAAGaagaaattaatttaattgtaaaaaggttaccaaaaaaaagacaaacAGCTTTATTTTCAGCAACCCAAACAACAAAAGTAGAAAGCTTAATTAGATTATCTTTACAAAAAcctatatttatagaagTTACTACAAAAATTGCAACTGTTGAAAGATTACAACAAGGTTATGCATTAGTAGACGAAGATAAAAGATTTCTTTTATtgtttacttttttaaaaagaaatccttcaaaaaaaattatggttttttttaataattgtaTGTCTGTTCAATTTTACAacgatttattaaattatattgataTACCAACTTTTTGTATacatggaaaaaaaaagcaaaatcAGCGATTAAAAAGCTTTAATGAATTTTCTGCTGCAAAAAAtgctattttattatgtacaAATGTTGCAGCAAGAGGATTAGATATACCAAatgttaattatattatccaATATGACCCCCCTGATGATTCgaaagaatatatacacaGAGTAGGGCGAACATGTAGAGGAAATGACTCCGCAGGGTCAgctatcatttttttgatgaAACATGAgcttaaatttttaaattatttaaaattttataatataccGGTCAATCAATTTGCCTATGACCAGAAGAAACTCATAAATATACAGTCACAAATGGAATCGAttgttacaaaaaattttcacCTTCATAAAATGGCACGGGAGGCCTTTAAATCGTATttaaat gGATATGTGACTTACGCATTGAAAGATGTctttgatataaataatctgAATTTGATGTTAACATCCAAAAACTTCGGATTGGATACCCCACCAAAAGttgatttaaatttaaaatttaatgtcaaaaaaaaaaagtttaaatag
- a CDS encoding TPH domain-containing protein, putative gives MVLSNNNLSKLKNKKKKENELISNDLEKIEQKWMTSDDTKKKENDTSAEREELLKFIQNQDEFKNIKKDYLIESKEVVKKQNPRFIKNDKDLLKELKKQTEEKKIQQRKLDEESSKREDIETAYLSEIENKQKEEERKSILKNKESALIIKNQIQENLIRRQEEEQSKIIEGKLMQKQFEKNKMDDLEKKKEKLESQRVIQNYILENNKKNIELANELKKEEKRKDAEYVKYMEETEKRKKEYDEQVKKEKEEREMGIHAIRMKQKKNVELQAHFDEIQAIKWLKETKKKEEQKRMVEEDDKKKKMDELKEARLIAMDEKKKKQIEQIEIGKKEAEKLKEISELNEKEKKEEEEKNKLKKKSYYDSLTELVNLKNKNNKKL, from the exons ATGGTTttaagtaataataatttgtcaaagttaaaaaataaaaagaaaaaagaaaatgaattaataaGTAATGATTTGGAGAAAATCGAGCAA AAATGGATGACTAGCGATgatacgaaaaaaaaagaaaatgacaCATCAGCAGAAAGAGAA gaacttttaaaatttatacaaaatcaagatgaatttaaaaatataaaaaaggattATTTGATAGAAAgcaaa gaagttgtaaaaaaacagaatccacgatttataaaaaatgataaagacTTATTAAAAGAGCTGAAAAAACAAACGGAAGAGAAAAa GATACAACAAAGAAAACTTGATGAAGAGTCATCAAAAAGAGAAGACATTGAAACAGCTTATTTGTCAGAAATcgaaaataaacaaaaagaagaagaaaggaaaagtattttaaaaaataaagaaagtgccctaataataaaaaatcaaatccAAGAAAATCTT ATAAGAAGACAAGAGGAAGAACAATCGAAAATTATCGAAGGAAAGCTAATGCAGAAAcagtttgaaaaaaataaaatggatgatcttgaaaaaaaaaaagaaaagttaGAAAGCCAAAGggttatacaaaattacattttagagaataacaaaaaaaacattgaAC TTGCAAACGaactaaaaaaagaagaaaagaGAAAAGACGCCga gtatgtaaaatatatggaagAAACagaaaagagaaaaaaagaatatgatgaacaagtgaaaaaagaaaaagaagaaaggGAAATGGGAATTCATGCAATTAgaatgaaacaaaaaaagaatgtGGAATTGCAAGCCCATTTTGATGAAATACAAGCAATCaa GTGGCTGAAGGAAACAAAGAAGAAAGAGGAACAAAAACGAATGGTTGAAGAAGAtgataaaaagaaaaaaatggatgaattaaaagaagCTAGACTTATTGCAAtg gatgaaaaaaaaaagaaacaaattGAACAAATAGAAATCGGAAAAAAGGAAgcagaaaaattaaaggaAATCAGTGAACTCAAT gaaaaagaaaaaaaagaagaggaagaaaaaaataaattaaaaaaaaagtctTATTATGATAGTTTAACAGAGTTAGTTAATTTGaagaataaaaacaataaaaaattataa